From a region of the Dickeya poaceiphila genome:
- a CDS encoding GlpM family protein, whose protein sequence is MALLIKAALGAIIVVVIGLLAKTRNYYIAGLVPLFPTFALLAHYIVGTERGVEALRATILFGIWAVIPYLVYLISLYYFTGVMRLPPALMLAVACWSLSAAVLVKVWSGYHAG, encoded by the coding sequence ATGGCATTACTGATAAAAGCAGCGCTGGGTGCGATCATAGTGGTAGTTATTGGTCTGCTGGCCAAAACCCGTAATTACTACATTGCCGGGCTGGTGCCGTTATTCCCGACCTTTGCGCTACTGGCGCATTACATTGTGGGCACGGAGCGCGGCGTGGAAGCGCTCCGTGCCACTATTCTGTTCGGTATTTGGGCGGTGATTCCCTATCTGGTGTATCTGATTTCGCTCTATTACTTTACTGGTGTGATGCGTTTGCCGCCGGCACTGATGCTGGCGGTGGCGTGCTGGAGCCTGTCGGCGGCGGTACTGGTGAAAGTCTGGAGCGGTTACCATGCCGGATAA
- a CDS encoding Hsp20 family protein, translated as MAFKSVSLFPAFTDSLFSDRFNRIDRLFSQLTGDTPLTATPSYDIRRLDDTHYGITVSVPGWREEELEINTHGGQLTISGKHKDEVSEAPQEQNGWLYRGINRTDFSISYSLPEHVKVEGAHLENGLLTINLKQDIPENEKPKKIAIENRNQSASQALEHTS; from the coding sequence ATGGCATTCAAGTCCGTGTCTTTATTTCCGGCATTTACCGACTCACTGTTCTCTGATCGTTTCAACCGTATCGACCGGTTATTCAGTCAACTGACTGGCGACACGCCGCTTACTGCTACGCCATCCTATGATATCCGCCGGCTTGACGACACCCACTATGGCATTACGGTTAGCGTGCCCGGCTGGCGTGAAGAGGAACTGGAGATTAATACGCATGGTGGTCAGCTCACTATCAGCGGCAAACACAAGGACGAGGTGTCGGAAGCGCCTCAGGAACAGAATGGCTGGCTCTATCGCGGCATTAACCGCACTGATTTCAGTATCAGTTATTCACTGCCTGAGCATGTCAAGGTGGAAGGCGCACATCTGGAAAATGGCCTGCTGACCATCAATCTGAAGCAGGATATTCCGGAAAATGAAAAACCGAAAAAGATTGCCATTGAAAACCGTAACCAGTCGGCTTCCCAGGCACTGGAGCACACCAGTTAA
- a CDS encoding purine-cytosine permease family protein → MAEISGVQGEVVAPADTVSGTERMGKLSLTMAWWAVCSAIFYIVVGASLALNYGARNAIIGMALSVVCYGVINAAISRFAIRSGLSVAAFSGQLFGQAGSALATLIFFSTAMYYAVFEGSVIAFAINHLFPALDYHWAALLVVLYSVPLIFGSVQHWLDKFNGVLLPFYLFGLALTVAVSVQHYGYQPHWLSFGPALPPANGWWNCFTYYMGVWILMMYTFDYARFGRQEDSQYHARINFGMPFYLITFLLNGAAGIYLVSSFAQQNGVSETAVVVNILNLLGFWGLVFVWVTQTRINTANYYLATVNMQVFFDRLFRLRYRKIVWACVVGAAVYGLMLADVFAYILQALAYQGVFVVAWVGVALAHILGSRDSSTTTPVRAFNPTGLGAWLLGVIAGVALMHGSALLQSFSAPVTFVVALALYRVLSGNRNA, encoded by the coding sequence ATGGCTGAAATATCCGGAGTACAAGGTGAGGTGGTGGCGCCTGCCGATACGGTGTCTGGAACAGAGCGCATGGGAAAGCTATCACTGACCATGGCCTGGTGGGCGGTATGCAGCGCCATTTTCTACATCGTGGTGGGGGCATCGCTGGCGCTGAATTACGGTGCGCGCAATGCCATCATCGGCATGGCGCTCTCCGTGGTGTGTTATGGCGTGATCAACGCTGCCATTAGCCGTTTTGCTATCCGAAGCGGCCTGTCGGTGGCGGCATTTTCCGGTCAACTGTTCGGGCAGGCCGGGTCAGCGCTGGCCACGCTGATTTTTTTCTCCACCGCGATGTATTACGCGGTGTTTGAAGGCTCGGTAATCGCATTTGCCATTAATCATCTGTTTCCCGCGCTGGATTATCATTGGGCGGCATTACTGGTGGTGCTCTACAGCGTACCGTTGATTTTCGGCAGCGTGCAGCACTGGCTGGATAAATTCAACGGCGTGCTGTTGCCATTCTACCTGTTTGGGCTGGCGCTGACGGTGGCGGTGTCTGTTCAGCATTATGGCTATCAACCACACTGGCTGTCGTTTGGTCCGGCATTGCCGCCTGCTAATGGCTGGTGGAACTGCTTTACCTACTACATGGGGGTATGGATTTTGATGATGTATACCTTTGATTACGCCCGGTTTGGCCGTCAGGAAGACAGCCAATACCACGCGCGTATCAACTTTGGTATGCCGTTCTATCTGATCACCTTTTTGCTTAATGGTGCGGCTGGCATCTATCTGGTCAGCAGTTTTGCCCAGCAGAATGGCGTGAGTGAAACGGCGGTCGTGGTCAATATCCTTAATCTGCTTGGTTTCTGGGGATTAGTATTCGTGTGGGTGACCCAGACACGCATTAACACCGCTAACTATTATCTGGCTACCGTCAATATGCAGGTGTTTTTTGACCGACTGTTTCGTTTGCGTTATCGCAAGATTGTCTGGGCCTGCGTGGTGGGGGCCGCGGTGTACGGCCTGATGCTGGCAGATGTCTTCGCCTATATTTTGCAGGCGTTGGCCTATCAAGGGGTGTTTGTGGTGGCGTGGGTTGGTGTGGCGCTGGCGCATATTCTTGGCAGCCGCGATTCATCGACCACGACGCCGGTGCGTGCGTTTAATCCGACCGGCCTTGGCGCCTGGCTGCTGGGTGTGATTGCAGGCGTAGCGCTGATGCATGGTAGCGCGCTGTTACAGTCATTTTCCGCGCCGGTAACCTTTGTGGTGGCGCTGGCGTTGTACCGGGTGTTGTCGGGTAACCGTAACGCCTGA